In Thalassotalea fonticola, a single genomic region encodes these proteins:
- a CDS encoding YigZ family protein, with amino-acid sequence MPVNTSPYFIPVDELEVETIVNRSRFICSIKHCSDNTQVKNFIEQIRQQYPDASHHCYAFVSARPEDSQRYGFSDDGEPSGTAGRPMLAVLQGSNIGEVCAVVTRYFGGVKLGTGGLQRAYGNSVRQALLELTTILKIPKDKVYITCDYQQVKDIEHTLQGFEGEVISQEYAMEVSLTIEMPIPNIVKFCQRITTLTSGRVIPKVKE; translated from the coding sequence ATGCCTGTAAATACTAGCCCATATTTTATCCCGGTTGATGAATTAGAAGTCGAAACAATTGTTAATCGGAGTCGCTTTATTTGCTCAATAAAGCACTGTAGTGATAACACTCAAGTTAAAAACTTTATTGAGCAAATTAGACAACAATATCCTGATGCATCTCATCATTGTTATGCCTTTGTCTCTGCACGACCAGAAGATAGTCAACGTTACGGTTTTAGTGACGACGGCGAGCCAAGTGGTACAGCAGGACGGCCTATGCTTGCTGTCTTACAGGGTAGCAATATTGGTGAAGTTTGTGCTGTGGTCACTCGTTATTTTGGTGGCGTAAAACTGGGAACGGGTGGTTTACAAAGAGCTTATGGGAATAGCGTAAGGCAAGCTCTGTTAGAACTAACAACAATATTAAAGATCCCCAAGGATAAAGTGTATATCACTTGTGATTACCAACAAGTGAAAGATATCGAACATACGTTGCAAGGATTTGAGGGTGAGGTTATCAGCCAAGAATATGCTATGGAAGTTAGCCTGACAATTGAAATGCCGATTCCAAACATTGTTAAATTCTGCCAACGCATTACGACATTAACCTCTGGTAGAGTAATACCTAAAGTTAAAGAGTAG